One genomic window of Saccopteryx bilineata isolate mSacBil1 chromosome 4, mSacBil1_pri_phased_curated, whole genome shotgun sequence includes the following:
- the FOXA1 gene encoding hepatocyte nuclear factor 3-alpha isoform X2, which yields MLGTVKMEGHESSDWNSYYADTQEAYSSVPVSNMNSGLSSMNSMNTYMTMNTMTTTGNMTPASFNMSYANPGLGAGLSPGTVAGMPGGSTGAMNSMTAAGVSAMGTTLSPGGMGAMGAQPAASMNGLGPYAAAMNPCMSPMAYAPSNLGRSRAGGSGDAKTFKRSYPHAKPPYSYISLITMAIQQAPSKMLTLSEIYQWIMDLFPYYRQNQQRWQNSIRHSLSFNDCFVKVARSPDKPGKGSYWTLHPDSGNMFENGCYLRRQKRFKCEKQPGPGVGSGGSGGAKGGPESRKDPSAAANGSGDSPLHRGVHGKASQLEGAPAPGPTTSPQTLDHSGATATGGASEMKTPASSAAPPISSGPGALVSVPPSHPVHGLAPHESQLHLKGDPHYSFNHPFSINNLMSSDQQHKLDFKAYEQALQYSPYSATLPTSLPLGSASVATRSPIEPSALEPAYYQGVYSRPVLNTS from the coding sequence GCCTATTCCTCGGTCCCAGTCAGCAACATGAACTCAGGCCTGAGCTCCATGAATTCCATGAACACCTACATGACCATGAACACCATGACCACGACTGGCAACatgaccccagcttcattcaACATGTCCTACGCAAACCCCGGCCTGGGCGCTGGCCTGAGCCCCGGCACGGTGGCTGGCATGCCTGGGGGCTCCACGGGAGCCATGAACAGCATGACAGCTGCGGGAGTGTCGGCCATGGGGACGACGCTGAGCCCGGGCGGCATGGGTGCCATGGGCGCGCAGCCTGCGGCCTCCATGAACGGGCTGGGCCCCTACGCCGCTGCCATGAACCCCTGCATGAGCCCCATGGCGTACGCGCCATCCAACCTGGGCCGCAGCCGGGCTGGAGGCAGTGGTGACGCCAAGACTTTCAAGCGCAGTTACCCGCATGCCAAACCGCCCTACTCTTACATCTCCCTCATCACCATGGCCATCCAGCAGGCCCCCAGCAAGATGCTTACGCTGAGCGAGATCTACCAGTGGATCATGGACCTCTTTCCCTATTACCGGCAGAACCAACAGCGCTGGCAGAACTCCATTCGCCACTCGCTCTCCTTCAACGACTGCTTCGTCAAAGTGGCGCGCTCCCCGGACAAGCCCGGCAAGGGATCCTACTGGACGCTGCACCCGGACTCTGGCAACATGTTCGAAAACGGCTGTTATTTGCGCCGCCAGAAGCGCTTCAAGTGCGAGAAGCAGCCAGGGCCCGGGGTTGGGAGCGGGGGCAGTGGTGGCGCCAAGGGAGGCCCTGAGAGCCGCAAAGACCCTTCAGCCGCCGCCAACGGCAGCGGGGACTCACCCCTTCATCGGGGCGTGCACGGTAAGGCCAGCCAGCTAGAGGGCGCCCCGGCCCCAGGGCCCACCACCAGCCCCCAGACTCTGGACCATAGCGGGGCAACGGCGACAGGGGGCGCCTCGGAGATGAAGACACCAGCTTCCTCAGCTGCGCCCCCAATCAGTTCCGGCCCTGGGGCTCTGGTATCTGTACCCCCCTCCCACCCGGTGCATGGTTTGGCACCCCACGAGTCCCAGCTACACCTGAAAGGGGATCCCCACTACTCCTTCAACCACCCCTTCTCCATTAACAACCTCATGTCCTCGGATCAGCAGCACAAGCTGGACTTCAAGGCATATGAGCAGGCGCTACAGTACTCACCCTACAGTGCCACATTGCCCACCAGCTTGCCACTGGGCAGCGCCTCGGTGGCCACCAGGAGCCCCATCGAGCCCTCAGCCCTGGAGCCGGCCTACTACCAAGGTGTGTATTCCAGACCTGTCCTAAACACTTCCTAG
- the FOXA1 gene encoding hepatocyte nuclear factor 3-alpha isoform X1, whose protein sequence is MESRNIFMAYSSVPVSNMNSGLSSMNSMNTYMTMNTMTTTGNMTPASFNMSYANPGLGAGLSPGTVAGMPGGSTGAMNSMTAAGVSAMGTTLSPGGMGAMGAQPAASMNGLGPYAAAMNPCMSPMAYAPSNLGRSRAGGSGDAKTFKRSYPHAKPPYSYISLITMAIQQAPSKMLTLSEIYQWIMDLFPYYRQNQQRWQNSIRHSLSFNDCFVKVARSPDKPGKGSYWTLHPDSGNMFENGCYLRRQKRFKCEKQPGPGVGSGGSGGAKGGPESRKDPSAAANGSGDSPLHRGVHGKASQLEGAPAPGPTTSPQTLDHSGATATGGASEMKTPASSAAPPISSGPGALVSVPPSHPVHGLAPHESQLHLKGDPHYSFNHPFSINNLMSSDQQHKLDFKAYEQALQYSPYSATLPTSLPLGSASVATRSPIEPSALEPAYYQGVYSRPVLNTS, encoded by the coding sequence GCCTATTCCTCGGTCCCAGTCAGCAACATGAACTCAGGCCTGAGCTCCATGAATTCCATGAACACCTACATGACCATGAACACCATGACCACGACTGGCAACatgaccccagcttcattcaACATGTCCTACGCAAACCCCGGCCTGGGCGCTGGCCTGAGCCCCGGCACGGTGGCTGGCATGCCTGGGGGCTCCACGGGAGCCATGAACAGCATGACAGCTGCGGGAGTGTCGGCCATGGGGACGACGCTGAGCCCGGGCGGCATGGGTGCCATGGGCGCGCAGCCTGCGGCCTCCATGAACGGGCTGGGCCCCTACGCCGCTGCCATGAACCCCTGCATGAGCCCCATGGCGTACGCGCCATCCAACCTGGGCCGCAGCCGGGCTGGAGGCAGTGGTGACGCCAAGACTTTCAAGCGCAGTTACCCGCATGCCAAACCGCCCTACTCTTACATCTCCCTCATCACCATGGCCATCCAGCAGGCCCCCAGCAAGATGCTTACGCTGAGCGAGATCTACCAGTGGATCATGGACCTCTTTCCCTATTACCGGCAGAACCAACAGCGCTGGCAGAACTCCATTCGCCACTCGCTCTCCTTCAACGACTGCTTCGTCAAAGTGGCGCGCTCCCCGGACAAGCCCGGCAAGGGATCCTACTGGACGCTGCACCCGGACTCTGGCAACATGTTCGAAAACGGCTGTTATTTGCGCCGCCAGAAGCGCTTCAAGTGCGAGAAGCAGCCAGGGCCCGGGGTTGGGAGCGGGGGCAGTGGTGGCGCCAAGGGAGGCCCTGAGAGCCGCAAAGACCCTTCAGCCGCCGCCAACGGCAGCGGGGACTCACCCCTTCATCGGGGCGTGCACGGTAAGGCCAGCCAGCTAGAGGGCGCCCCGGCCCCAGGGCCCACCACCAGCCCCCAGACTCTGGACCATAGCGGGGCAACGGCGACAGGGGGCGCCTCGGAGATGAAGACACCAGCTTCCTCAGCTGCGCCCCCAATCAGTTCCGGCCCTGGGGCTCTGGTATCTGTACCCCCCTCCCACCCGGTGCATGGTTTGGCACCCCACGAGTCCCAGCTACACCTGAAAGGGGATCCCCACTACTCCTTCAACCACCCCTTCTCCATTAACAACCTCATGTCCTCGGATCAGCAGCACAAGCTGGACTTCAAGGCATATGAGCAGGCGCTACAGTACTCACCCTACAGTGCCACATTGCCCACCAGCTTGCCACTGGGCAGCGCCTCGGTGGCCACCAGGAGCCCCATCGAGCCCTCAGCCCTGGAGCCGGCCTACTACCAAGGTGTGTATTCCAGACCTGTCCTAAACACTTCCTAG